A window of Procambarus clarkii isolate CNS0578487 chromosome 9, FALCON_Pclarkii_2.0, whole genome shotgun sequence contains these coding sequences:
- the LOC123766258 gene encoding uncharacterized protein — protein MADRSDVQDSCNLEISACPEPHLEATQDLELLAQEIAEAAVEEKRSSNTSSPTPSQQSLSELESTEETDKDKIEEGQTERGGTREESIDVDEEKGERPRSDSPVDEASWVLVDAEVEIDNSRQNDEDSQRRPLEYKFSVFRKFLARGDLRQKLTDIGLTCDPSSEPQAEQDDSLKQQDVLSLQELVVSCSESMVICDMPKVGEEEEEDDSQLELFLKDLPDCPKLSGWRGTFSGAQVVVVVERQGGLVVAGVTVRHIDLLSALASLQQLVTSTGLVSYADIDVPSLLARAA, from the exons ATGGCAGATCGCAGTGATGTACAGGACTCCTGTAACTTGGAGATCTCCGCGTGTCCTGAGCCACACCTGGAGGCCACACAGGACCTTGAGCTGCTGGCTCAGGAGATAGCTGAAGCTGCCGTGGAGGAAAAGAGGTCGTCCAACACTTCGTCACCAACCCCATCACAACAGTCTCTCTCAGAGCTAGAGAGTACGGAGGAGACAGACAAGGACAAAATTGAGGAAGGTCAAACAGAGAGAGGAGGTACTAGAGAGGAGTCGATTGATGTGGACGAAGAAAAAGGCGAGAGGCCTAGGTCTGACAGCCCAGTCGATGAGGCTTCTTGGGTCCTTGTAGACGCCGAGGTTGAAATCGATAACAGCAGACAAAATGACGAAGACAGCCAAAGAAGACCCCTGGAGTATAAATTTAGTGTTTTTAGAAAGTTCTTGGCGCGAGGAGATCTGCGCCAGAAGCTTACAGACATAGGCTTGACGTGCGACCCCAGCAGCGAGCCACAGGCCGAGCAAGATGACAGCCTTAAGCAGCAAGATGTGCTCAGCCTGCAAGAGCTGGTTGTATCTTGTTCAGAGTCTATGGTGATCTGCGACATGCCTAAG gtaggtgaggaggaggaggaagacgactCTCAACTAGAACTCTTCCTCAAGGACCTGCCAGACTGTCCCAAGCTCTCAGGCTGGAGGGGCACCTTCTCCGGCGCTCAG gtggtggtggtggtggagcgtcagggagggctggtggtggctggggtcacGGTGCGCCACATCGACCTCCTCTCCGCCCTCGCCTCCCTCCAGCAGCTCGTTACTTCAAcag GTTTGGTGTCCTATGCTGATATTGATGTTCCCAGCCTcctggctcgtgctgcatga